Proteins encoded together in one Macrobrachium rosenbergii isolate ZJJX-2024 chromosome 45, ASM4041242v1, whole genome shotgun sequence window:
- the LOC136829925 gene encoding general transcription factor II-I repeat domain-containing protein 2-like — protein sequence MVREIRLTPHYQNVFVKRRKVDTECRVFQEKWTQYYLFTEVNTKPVCLVCNQQVSVLKEYNIRRHYETHHEEKYHHLQGQLRKEKINELLTGLKKQQSAFTRSREVSDAAVKASYLIANELVQASKPFSDGEFVKTCMLKAAEVVYPEKRPAFAYISLSRNTVADRVEDLSGDLGRQMNDKIKSFIAFSVAIDESTDVTDVAQLAIFIRGVDETLTITEEFLELVPMKDTTTANDIFSSLIRVLDKAGVDWSRAVSLATDGAPSMVGRKGRKKVVTQYYENIRSFKLKLSLWETQLSNGDTSHFPCLTAMHVTGLNADLDQYKDKITGLLQEFERRFQIFSEPENEFAFFRSPFTVKASDMPADIQLAM from the exons ATGGTCCGAGAAATTCGACTGACACCCCATTAccaaaatgtctttgtcaaaagaagaaaagtggacaCAGAGTGCAGAGTTTTCCAGGAAAAATGGACTCAGTATTATTTATTCACAGAGGTGAATACAAAACCAGTGTGCTTGGTATGTAATCAACAAGTTTCAGTGCTCAAAGAATATAATATTCGGCGCCACTATGAGACTcatcatgaagaaaaatatcaccaTTTGCAAGGACAActaagaaaagagaagataaacGAATTATTAACTGGTCTGAAGAAACAGCAGTCTGCATTTACTCGCAGCCGTGAGGTCAGTGATGCAGCAGTGAAAGCTAGCTACCTTATTGCTAACGAGTTGGTGCAAGCATCCAAGCCATTTTCTGATGGTGAGTTCGTGAAAACATGCATGCTGAAGGCTGCAGAAGTTGTGTACCCTGAAAAGAGACCTGCCTTTGCCTACATTAGTCTATCAAGGAACACTGTTGCAGATAGGGTTGAAGATCTCTCAGGAGACTTGGGCCggcaaatgaatgacaaaatcaagtcatttattgcattttcagttgCAATTGATGAGAGCACCGATGTTACAGATGTTGCTCAACTGGCCATATTTATTCGTGGTGTTGATGAGACTTTGACCATCACTGAGGAGTTCCTTGAGTTGGTGCCTATGAAGGACACTACAACAGCAAATGACATCTTCAGCTCTCTCATTAGAGTGCTGGACAAGGCCGGAGTGGACTGGTCCCGTGCTGTCAGCTTGGCTACAGATGGCGCCCCATCAATGGTTGGGAGAAAG GGCCGCAAAAAAGTTGTCACTCAGTATTATGAAAACATACGATCATTCAAGTTGAAACTGTCACTGTGGGAGACACAGCTGTCTAACGGTGACACCTCTCATTTTCCATGTCTCACAGCTATGCATGTGACTGGTCTTAATGCTGATTTGGATcaatacaaagacaaaataacagGATTGTTGCAAGAGTTTGAGCGGAGGTTTCAGATCTTTAGTGAAcctgaaaatgaatttgcattttttcgcTCGCCATTTACAGTCAAGGCTTCTGATATGCCTGCTGATATCCAACTTGCAATGTGA